The proteins below are encoded in one region of Aquisphaera giovannonii:
- a CDS encoding cupin domain-containing protein — MGDLKAVVRPGEVRSVWLGGMGVVFKVSGAETRGAFAIVEHPIEPGRLVLPHVHRYEDEYSYVLEGTIGARVGDREVVAGPGSYLVKPRGLMHTFWNAGPGPARLLEVISPAGFEAYFAELAGASDPDRRQELATKYGVTYSADWVADLASRYNLKLLGH; from the coding sequence ATGGGCGACCTGAAGGCGGTGGTGCGGCCGGGCGAGGTCCGTTCGGTCTGGCTCGGCGGCATGGGCGTGGTGTTCAAGGTCTCCGGGGCGGAGACCCGCGGGGCGTTCGCGATCGTGGAGCACCCGATCGAGCCGGGGCGGCTCGTCCTGCCCCACGTGCACCGGTATGAGGACGAGTATTCCTACGTCCTGGAGGGGACGATCGGCGCGCGGGTCGGCGACCGCGAGGTCGTCGCGGGGCCGGGCAGCTACCTGGTCAAGCCCCGAGGGCTGATGCACACCTTCTGGAACGCCGGGCCCGGCCCGGCCAGGCTGCTCGAGGTGATCTCGCCGGCGGGCTTCGAGGCCTACTTCGCCGAGCTCGCCGGGGCCTCGGATCCGGACCGGCGCCAGGAGTTGGCGACGAAGTACGGCGTGACCTACTCCGCGGACTGGGTCGCCGACCTGGCCTCCAGGTACAACCTGAAGTTGCTCGGGCACTGA
- a CDS encoding cytochrome B6, whose protein sequence is MNAIKAAACFASLAGLVIPGAARGQPSGAAETSYLPVAVKESAATIRGRMEAARPGLMRRQMALLGDRYDLGDRPAAGATMSRGKPVQGGVRVKLPAGTTWEALGAMAPAEVRAKGLFPPGFMPLPHPNHPEGGMVFPRFHIDEIRRQEGRDLTRYDLDFDLPDHFLPEFPAPIYLTTRPDLGDVSRGRVVTLENYFELFNGVLNPKQLEGLRLLVTPFPQQQFNATEDRRSAGPSRGVTCFDCHANGHTNGATHLAPDVRPQSHRHRIETPTLRGAHVQRLFGSQRALRSIEDFTEFEQGGAYFDGDHVIAAKKGVNHLDRPTQVSFMAEFQELLDFPPAPKLGIDGKLDPREASPEELRGQDVFFGKARCAICHAPPYYTDNLMHNLKTERFFEPRVINGHAAVGDGPIKTFPLRGIKDTPPYLHDGRLLTLDDTVEFFNLILELGLTDPEKRDLVAFMRQL, encoded by the coding sequence ATGAATGCCATCAAAGCAGCAGCGTGTTTCGCATCCCTCGCGGGGCTCGTCATCCCCGGGGCGGCGCGGGGCCAGCCGAGCGGCGCGGCGGAGACGAGCTACCTGCCGGTCGCGGTCAAGGAATCGGCCGCGACGATCCGGGGGCGGATGGAGGCCGCGAGGCCGGGGCTCATGCGCCGCCAGATGGCCCTCCTCGGCGACCGCTACGACCTGGGCGACCGGCCGGCGGCCGGCGCGACCATGTCGCGCGGCAAGCCGGTCCAGGGGGGCGTCCGGGTCAAGCTGCCGGCCGGCACGACCTGGGAGGCCCTCGGCGCCATGGCCCCCGCGGAGGTCCGCGCCAAGGGCCTCTTCCCGCCGGGCTTCATGCCCCTGCCGCATCCCAACCACCCCGAGGGGGGCATGGTCTTCCCCCGGTTCCACATCGACGAGATCCGGCGGCAGGAGGGGCGCGACCTCACGCGGTACGACCTCGACTTCGACCTGCCCGACCACTTCCTGCCGGAGTTCCCCGCCCCCATCTACCTGACGACCCGCCCGGACCTCGGCGACGTCTCCCGGGGCCGGGTCGTCACCCTCGAGAACTACTTCGAGCTGTTCAACGGCGTCCTCAACCCCAAGCAGCTCGAGGGGCTGAGGCTGCTCGTCACCCCGTTCCCGCAGCAGCAGTTCAACGCGACCGAGGACCGGCGCTCCGCCGGGCCGAGCCGGGGGGTCACCTGCTTCGACTGCCACGCCAACGGGCACACGAACGGGGCGACGCACCTGGCCCCCGACGTCCGCCCGCAGTCGCACCGCCACCGGATCGAGACGCCGACGCTGAGGGGCGCCCACGTCCAGCGCCTCTTCGGATCGCAGCGGGCCCTGCGGAGCATCGAGGACTTCACCGAGTTCGAGCAGGGCGGGGCCTACTTCGACGGGGACCACGTGATCGCCGCCAAGAAGGGGGTGAACCACCTCGACCGGCCCACGCAGGTCTCCTTCATGGCCGAGTTCCAGGAGCTGCTCGACTTCCCCCCCGCCCCGAAGCTCGGGATCGACGGCAAGCTCGACCCGCGGGAGGCGAGCCCCGAGGAGCTCCGCGGCCAGGATGTCTTCTTCGGCAAGGCCAGATGCGCGATCTGCCACGCCCCCCCCTACTACACCGACAACCTCATGCACAACCTGAAGACGGAGCGGTTCTTCGAGCCGCGGGTGATCAACGGCCACGCGGCCGTCGGCGACGGGCCGATCAAGACCTTCCCGCTGCGCGGGATCAAGGACACGCCGCCGTACCTGCACGACGGCCGCTTGCTCACGCTGGACGACACGGTCGAATTCTTCAACCTGATCCTCGAGCTCGGGCTCACCGACCCGGAGAAGCGCGACCTCGTCGCCTTCATGCGGCAGCTCTGA
- a CDS encoding sigma-70 family RNA polymerase sigma factor, translating to MSEDRTTAVVERYLIALAGDTPADPVVRDLLDRAVGRLRLLCAGLLHRSYPRLARPPLNLEADDLLGAVVERLLKAMREARPRTVRQFFALANRHMRWELNDLARRLDGQPGAVGLGEGPAPAAPSSGSALGPDARRILEAIEELPEDEREAFDLVRIQGLTQPEAAELLGVSDATVKRRLNRGVLLLSQRLNDLRPDGEPSGP from the coding sequence GTGAGCGAGGATCGCACCACCGCCGTGGTCGAGCGCTACCTCATCGCGCTGGCCGGGGATACGCCGGCGGACCCGGTCGTCCGGGACCTGCTGGACCGGGCCGTGGGGCGGCTGCGGCTGCTCTGCGCCGGCCTCCTGCACCGCAGCTACCCTCGCCTGGCACGGCCGCCGCTGAACCTGGAGGCCGACGACCTCCTGGGGGCCGTCGTCGAGCGGCTGCTCAAGGCGATGCGCGAGGCCCGCCCCCGGACCGTCCGCCAGTTCTTCGCGCTGGCCAACCGGCACATGCGGTGGGAGCTGAATGACCTGGCCCGGCGCCTCGATGGGCAGCCGGGCGCGGTCGGGCTCGGCGAGGGCCCGGCCCCGGCGGCCCCGAGCAGCGGCTCGGCCCTGGGCCCGGACGCGCGTCGCATCCTGGAGGCGATCGAGGAGCTCCCCGAGGACGAGCGCGAGGCCTTCGACCTGGTCCGCATCCAGGGGCTGACCCAGCCCGAGGCCGCGGAGCTCCTGGGCGTCTCGGACGCGACGGTGAAGCGACGATTGAACCGGGGAGTGCTCCTGCTTTCGCAGCGACTCAACGACCTGCGGCCGGACGGGGAGCCCTCGGGCCCCTAG
- a CDS encoding serine/threonine-protein kinase translates to MSDDARVRGLIELMLDSGCSAEEACREAPELLARVREGWRQFRAVEARLGELFPEAGSVADPETAASGLDLPRVPGYEVIGVLGHGGVGVVYKAVQVGLSRVVALKMPLAGAFTTRPERRRFAREAELVAALRHPNIVQVHDVGEADGQPYFTMEFVEGGSLAEAIAGTPRPARDAAGLVADLADAVAAAHRAGIVHRDLKPSNVLLAADGTPKVTDFGLARHLALGSSLTQSGAAVGTPSYMAPEQAQGRAGEVGPASDLYALGAILYELLTGRPPFRAESAAETMHQVITQDPAPPSRLNARVPRDVETICLTCLRKDPRHRYADADALAADLRCFLRGEAIAARPENVLQRLARRVRRRPVASASIASGTLLAFALSAAGAWLIRDRAETANRAAGERAAAEAAADGDLRNMERRLGASAWPEAAAALERAKARLGDGGPPVLRLRLDQGARDLDLAARLDAIRLARTANHEPEGRAAERLDRDYEAAFLLAGIGRDDAPGVAAAAVVASRIRVALVDAIDDWSSWTRDDRRLGWLLSVARLSDPDPTGWRDRARDPASTRSGWALRLLIAGAPVADRCVPLFLSLARRAQAAGVDPVPFLREVQRAHPGDLYANLRLATMLLATDPGEAARYYQAALAIRPGVAAVHNNLGVALVRIGRNAEAEAQYRIAARLDPAEPQFLRNLAITLPFVGRHGEAVETMPRVLRDFPDDAVVHRAFGVGLEARGRLDEAVAEFRRAAALDPKLAQARHALRDGLLRLGRRDEARLVWGEILADGPPEHEAWHGYAELCLFLGQEDEYRRVRRALLSRFGASADPHVAACIARACLLRPAEDDDMRRIEALAARAWGADGSGRRDAHPTSRFLRVLAEYRRGRLDRAIALAREDAPRSLGPPPRLVLAMALHRSGRADEAREVLAAAVAAHDWRVAEKRDQDGWICHALRREAEGLILAGGTEQARARGGAIRIGAEGHRDPPAPGEASDTPSGHSAP, encoded by the coding sequence ATGTCCGACGACGCACGCGTGCGGGGCCTCATCGAGCTGATGCTCGACTCGGGCTGCAGCGCCGAGGAGGCCTGCCGGGAGGCCCCCGAGCTGCTGGCCCGGGTCCGCGAGGGATGGCGCCAGTTCCGGGCGGTCGAGGCCCGGCTCGGCGAGCTCTTCCCGGAGGCCGGTTCGGTGGCGGACCCGGAGACGGCGGCGTCCGGCCTCGACCTGCCCCGCGTCCCCGGCTACGAGGTGATCGGGGTGCTCGGCCACGGGGGCGTCGGCGTCGTCTACAAGGCCGTGCAGGTGGGGCTCAGCCGCGTCGTCGCGCTCAAGATGCCGCTCGCCGGGGCCTTCACCACCCGGCCCGAGCGCCGTCGGTTCGCCCGGGAGGCGGAGCTGGTCGCGGCGCTGCGGCACCCGAACATCGTCCAGGTCCACGACGTGGGCGAGGCCGACGGGCAGCCCTACTTCACCATGGAGTTCGTCGAGGGGGGCAGCCTGGCCGAGGCGATCGCCGGCACGCCCCGGCCGGCCCGGGACGCCGCCGGGCTGGTGGCCGACCTGGCCGACGCCGTCGCCGCGGCGCACCGGGCCGGGATCGTCCATCGCGACCTGAAGCCGTCCAACGTCCTGCTCGCGGCCGACGGCACTCCCAAGGTGACCGACTTCGGCCTGGCCCGCCACCTGGCCCTCGGATCCTCGCTGACCCAGAGCGGGGCCGCGGTCGGGACGCCGAGCTACATGGCCCCCGAGCAGGCCCAGGGCCGCGCGGGCGAGGTCGGGCCGGCCTCGGACCTCTACGCGCTGGGCGCCATCCTCTACGAGCTGCTCACCGGCCGGCCCCCCTTCCGGGCCGAGTCGGCGGCGGAGACCATGCACCAGGTGATCACGCAGGACCCGGCCCCCCCATCGCGGCTCAACGCCAGGGTGCCGCGGGACGTGGAGACGATCTGCCTGACGTGCCTGCGCAAGGACCCGCGGCACCGATACGCCGACGCCGACGCCCTGGCGGCGGACCTCCGGTGCTTCCTCCGGGGGGAGGCGATCGCGGCGCGGCCCGAGAACGTCCTGCAGCGGCTGGCCCGGCGGGTCCGCCGCCGGCCGGTCGCCTCGGCGTCGATCGCGTCCGGCACGCTGCTGGCCTTCGCGCTGTCCGCCGCGGGCGCCTGGCTGATCCGCGACCGGGCCGAGACGGCGAACAGGGCGGCGGGGGAGCGGGCGGCCGCGGAGGCGGCCGCCGACGGCGACCTGCGGAACATGGAGCGCCGCCTGGGCGCCTCGGCCTGGCCCGAGGCCGCCGCGGCGCTGGAGCGGGCCAAGGCCAGGCTGGGCGACGGCGGGCCGCCCGTGCTCCGCCTCCGCCTGGATCAGGGGGCCCGCGACCTGGACCTGGCGGCGAGGCTCGATGCCATCCGGCTGGCTCGCACCGCCAATCACGAGCCGGAAGGACGCGCCGCGGAGCGCCTGGACCGGGATTACGAGGCGGCCTTCCTCCTCGCCGGGATCGGGCGAGACGACGCCCCGGGGGTGGCCGCGGCGGCGGTGGTCGCGTCGCGGATCCGCGTCGCCCTCGTGGACGCGATCGACGACTGGAGCTCCTGGACGCGCGACGATCGTCGGCTGGGATGGCTGCTCTCGGTGGCCCGGCTCTCCGACCCCGACCCGACCGGGTGGCGCGACCGGGCCCGCGACCCGGCGAGCACCCGGAGCGGGTGGGCGCTCCGGCTCCTGATCGCCGGGGCCCCGGTCGCCGACCGGTGCGTGCCCCTGTTCCTGTCGCTCGCGAGGCGGGCGCAGGCCGCCGGCGTCGACCCGGTGCCGTTCCTGAGGGAGGTCCAGCGGGCCCATCCCGGGGACCTGTACGCCAACCTCAGGCTGGCCACGATGCTGCTCGCGACCGACCCCGGCGAGGCGGCCCGCTACTACCAGGCGGCCCTGGCCATCCGGCCCGGCGTGGCGGCCGTGCACAACAACCTCGGCGTGGCGCTGGTGCGCATCGGGCGGAACGCGGAGGCCGAGGCCCAGTATCGGATCGCCGCGCGGCTCGACCCGGCGGAGCCCCAGTTCCTCCGCAACCTCGCCATCACCCTGCCCTTCGTCGGCCGCCATGGCGAGGCGGTCGAGACGATGCCCCGGGTCCTCCGCGACTTCCCCGACGACGCCGTCGTGCACCGCGCGTTCGGCGTCGGGCTGGAGGCCCGGGGCCGGCTCGACGAGGCCGTCGCCGAGTTCCGCCGGGCCGCCGCGCTCGACCCGAAGCTCGCGCAGGCCCGGCACGCCCTTCGGGACGGCCTTCTGCGCCTGGGGCGCCGGGACGAGGCGAGGCTCGTCTGGGGCGAGATCCTCGCGGACGGGCCGCCGGAGCACGAGGCCTGGCACGGCTATGCCGAGCTCTGCCTGTTCCTGGGCCAGGAGGACGAATACCGCCGCGTCCGTCGGGCCTTGCTGTCGAGATTCGGGGCGAGCGCGGACCCCCACGTCGCCGCCTGCATCGCCCGGGCGTGCCTGCTCCGGCCCGCGGAGGATGACGACATGCGGCGGATCGAGGCCCTCGCGGCGAGGGCCTGGGGCGCCGACGGCTCGGGACGCCGGGATGCCCACCCGACCTCCCGGTTCCTCCGGGTCCTGGCGGAATACCGCCGGGGGCGGCTGGACCGGGCGATCGCCCTGGCGCGGGAGGACGCACCCCGCTCGCTCGGGCCGCCCCCCCGCCTCGTCCTCGCCATGGCACTGCACCGGAGCGGGCGAGCCGACGAGGCCCGGGAGGTGCTCGCGGCGGCCGTCGCGGCCCACGACTGGCGGGTCGCCGAGAAGCGCGACCAGGACGGCTGGATCTGCCACGCCCTCCGCCGGGAGGCCGAGGGCCTCATCCTCGCCGGCGGGACCGAACAGGCCCGGGCGCGGGGCGGGGCGATCCGAATCGGGGCGGAGGGTCATCGCGACCCCCCGGCCCCGGGCGAGGCCAGCGACACGCCCTCCGGCCACTCCGCGCCCTGA
- a CDS encoding ankyrin repeat domain-containing protein produces MSGRGRRGRHLSNLGLASLVLAGLAQLQPVSPRAARAGEGRRDAPMSPALAAAIRDADASAVGRLIEAGAGVNARDEEGNTPLILAAFYAGPRCVELLLEKGADPNAANRAGVTALIRAATDCEKARLLIAAGAKAGVRTADLGNTPLILAARRAGNSRTVRLLLGRGADPPGRNEAGISPIMAGAASGDLETVRLLLDAGAEAGDFPESATSRAATRAAGYRTPLMWAAFNNDAPMVRLLLDRGADPNRSTDYGSPLSQACWSDGVEAARILIGRGARVNARDPFADFTPLHWAAGSESLRPDLARLLLASGADPNAAGGGPVESFAMVPQTARMIAERRGRTAIVETLAAAGAEEPPRPEPLATPHRPVPERPDDETVIAAAEKALAALQATASASRASFLSHVSRQDCISCHQQYLPMAAAGHARGRSIRFDRVAAGELIHAVVANKSRPEYREWVAQAVYHPDASHGFGYELFGLAAGKVAPGVMTDAVVHHLLAIQAEDGRWITGIPRPPLESSDITATALAIRGLKAYGWRGSEEEFAAGIGRARRWLRAARPQGTEEACFQMLGLRWAGEPSETMARLIGTLRHEQRDDGGWAQLPTLGSDAYATGQSLYALATFLEEPMADPSWRRGLRFLLETQEEDGTWHVARRAFPFQPTMRSGFPHGRDSWVSAAATSWAVLALSQAAPAGAAPGRPSVAQQPPPVRTPRGEPRVDFARQVRPMLERSCVGCHGAEAPHGLFRVDGREAILKGGASGEPAIVPGRSAESPLLDHVAGKVPGEEMPPRARRGRFPALRAEEVSLLRAWIDQGAEWPEGVSLASPGAGGSR; encoded by the coding sequence ATGTCTGGTCGCGGACGCCGCGGAAGACACCTCTCGAACCTCGGCCTCGCGTCCCTCGTGCTCGCGGGCCTCGCCCAGCTCCAACCGGTTTCGCCCCGGGCGGCCCGCGCCGGCGAGGGGCGCCGGGATGCACCGATGTCGCCCGCGCTGGCCGCGGCGATCCGGGACGCCGACGCGTCGGCCGTCGGCCGGCTGATCGAGGCCGGCGCGGGCGTGAACGCCCGGGACGAGGAGGGGAACACGCCGCTGATCCTCGCCGCGTTCTACGCGGGCCCGCGGTGCGTCGAGCTCCTGCTCGAGAAGGGGGCCGACCCGAACGCGGCGAACCGGGCCGGCGTCACGGCGCTGATCCGGGCCGCGACGGACTGCGAGAAGGCCCGGCTGCTCATCGCCGCCGGCGCGAAGGCCGGGGTGCGGACGGCCGACCTCGGCAACACGCCGCTGATCCTGGCCGCCCGCCGCGCCGGAAACTCGCGGACGGTCCGCTTGCTGCTCGGGCGCGGGGCCGACCCCCCGGGGCGCAACGAGGCCGGGATCAGCCCCATCATGGCGGGCGCGGCGAGCGGCGACCTGGAGACGGTGCGGCTGCTGCTGGACGCCGGCGCGGAGGCCGGCGACTTCCCGGAATCGGCCACGTCCAGGGCCGCGACCCGCGCGGCGGGCTACCGGACGCCGCTGATGTGGGCCGCGTTCAACAACGATGCGCCGATGGTCCGCCTCCTCCTGGACCGCGGGGCGGACCCGAATCGGTCGACGGACTACGGCAGCCCGCTGTCGCAGGCGTGCTGGAGCGACGGCGTCGAGGCGGCCCGCATCCTGATCGGCCGAGGCGCGAGGGTCAATGCCCGGGACCCCTTCGCGGACTTCACCCCGCTGCACTGGGCGGCGGGGAGCGAGTCGCTCCGCCCCGACCTGGCCAGGCTGCTCCTGGCGAGCGGCGCCGACCCGAACGCCGCGGGGGGCGGGCCGGTGGAGTCGTTCGCCATGGTGCCGCAGACGGCCCGGATGATCGCCGAGAGGCGCGGCCGTACGGCGATCGTCGAGACTCTCGCGGCCGCCGGTGCCGAGGAGCCGCCGAGGCCCGAGCCGCTCGCCACCCCGCATCGCCCGGTCCCGGAGAGGCCCGACGATGAGACGGTGATCGCCGCCGCCGAGAAGGCCCTGGCGGCGTTGCAGGCGACCGCGTCCGCCTCGCGTGCGTCGTTCCTCTCGCACGTCAGCAGGCAGGACTGCATCTCGTGCCACCAGCAGTACCTGCCGATGGCCGCCGCGGGCCACGCCCGGGGCCGGTCCATCCGCTTCGACCGGGTGGCCGCCGGGGAGCTGATCCACGCGGTCGTCGCGAACAAGAGCCGGCCCGAGTACCGCGAGTGGGTCGCCCAGGCCGTCTACCATCCGGACGCTTCCCACGGCTTCGGCTACGAGCTGTTCGGCCTGGCCGCGGGGAAGGTCGCGCCGGGCGTCATGACCGACGCCGTCGTCCATCATCTCCTCGCGATCCAGGCGGAGGACGGCCGCTGGATCACCGGCATCCCGCGCCCGCCGCTCGAGTCGAGCGACATCACGGCCACGGCGCTGGCGATCCGCGGGCTGAAGGCTTACGGCTGGCGAGGCTCCGAAGAGGAGTTCGCGGCCGGCATCGGGCGGGCGCGGCGTTGGCTCCGGGCGGCCCGGCCGCAGGGGACCGAGGAGGCCTGCTTCCAGATGCTCGGCCTGCGCTGGGCGGGCGAGCCCTCGGAGACGATGGCCCGCCTGATCGGGACGCTCCGGCATGAGCAGCGGGACGACGGCGGCTGGGCCCAGTTGCCGACGCTCGGGAGCGACGCCTACGCGACGGGGCAGTCCCTCTACGCGCTCGCGACATTCCTGGAGGAGCCGATGGCCGACCCGTCTTGGCGACGCGGCCTGCGGTTCCTCCTGGAGACCCAGGAGGAGGACGGGACCTGGCACGTGGCGCGGCGGGCCTTCCCCTTCCAGCCGACGATGAGGAGCGGCTTCCCGCACGGCCGCGACTCGTGGGTCTCGGCGGCGGCGACGAGCTGGGCGGTCCTGGCGCTGTCGCAGGCGGCGCCGGCCGGGGCCGCCCCGGGGCGGCCCTCGGTCGCGCAACAGCCGCCCCCGGTCCGCACGCCGCGGGGCGAGCCGAGGGTCGATTTCGCGAGGCAGGTCAGGCCGATGCTCGAACGCTCGTGCGTCGGCTGCCACGGCGCGGAGGCCCCGCACGGCCTCTTCCGCGTCGACGGCCGCGAGGCGATCCTGAAGGGGGGCGCCTCCGGGGAGCCGGCCATCGTCCCGGGGCGGAGTGCGGAGAGCCCCCTGCTCGATCACGTGGCCGGCAAGGTGCCCGGCGAGGAGATGCCCCCCAGGGCCCGTCGCGGCCGGTTCCCGGCGCTGCGGGCGGAGGAGGTCTCGCTCCTCCGCGCCTGGATCGATCAGGGCGCGGAGTGGCCGGAGGGCGTGTCGCTGGCCTCGCCCGGGGCCGGGGGGTCGCGATGA
- a CDS encoding GlxA family transcriptional regulator, translating to MASERRAGARGRGGRRVVLLAYPGADLLDVAGPCAVFDAFGHAPDGAREGTAPGYRLEVVSAGGGTRVETSCRVALVAGRDYRSIRGTVDTLLVAGGEGAWRAARDEPLLRWLRRMAPRVRRIGSVCTGAFVLAAAGLLDGRRATTHWELCPRLARDHPAVAVEEEPIFVRDGNVYTSAGVTAGMDLALAMVEEDHGHDAAMRIARHLVMFVRRPGGQPQFSAALDLQAAERRPIRELQAWIAGHPSGDLSVGALAARVHMSPRNFARVFRDEVGQTPARFVERVRVEAARRLLEESAAGLDRVARECGFGGPDSMRRSFLRVLRVAPSKYRGRLLPGPVRSA from the coding sequence GTGGCGAGCGAACGACGAGCCGGAGCGAGAGGCCGGGGCGGCCGGCGGGTCGTCCTGCTGGCCTACCCCGGCGCCGACCTGCTCGACGTGGCCGGCCCGTGCGCCGTCTTCGACGCGTTCGGGCACGCACCGGACGGGGCGAGGGAGGGCACCGCGCCCGGGTATCGCCTCGAAGTCGTCTCGGCCGGCGGGGGCACGCGCGTGGAGACGTCGTGCCGGGTCGCGCTGGTCGCCGGGCGCGACTATCGATCGATCCGGGGGACGGTGGACACGCTCCTCGTCGCGGGCGGCGAGGGCGCCTGGCGGGCGGCCCGGGATGAGCCGCTGCTGCGCTGGCTGCGCCGCATGGCGCCCCGCGTCCGGAGGATCGGGTCGGTCTGCACCGGCGCGTTCGTGCTGGCGGCGGCCGGGCTGCTGGACGGCCGGAGGGCGACCACGCACTGGGAATTGTGCCCGCGCCTGGCCCGCGACCACCCGGCCGTGGCCGTCGAGGAGGAGCCGATCTTCGTCCGCGACGGGAACGTCTACACGTCGGCCGGCGTCACGGCCGGCATGGACCTGGCACTGGCCATGGTGGAGGAGGACCACGGCCACGACGCCGCCATGCGGATCGCCCGCCACCTCGTCATGTTCGTGCGCCGCCCGGGGGGGCAGCCGCAGTTCAGCGCGGCCCTGGACCTGCAGGCGGCCGAACGCCGGCCGATCCGCGAGTTGCAGGCGTGGATCGCGGGGCACCCCTCCGGCGACCTCTCGGTCGGGGCCCTCGCGGCGCGGGTCCACATGAGCCCGAGGAACTTCGCGCGGGTCTTCCGCGACGAGGTGGGCCAGACCCCGGCGCGGTTCGTCGAGCGGGTGCGGGTCGAGGCGGCCCGCCGGCTCCTGGAGGAGTCGGCGGCCGGGCTGGACCGCGTCGCCCGCGAGTGCGGGTTCGGCGGCCCCGACTCGATGCGGCGGTCGTTCCTGCGCGTCCTCCGGGTCGCGCCCAGCAAGTACCGCGGCCGGCTCCTCCCGGGCCCGGTCCGATCGGCCTGA